In one window of Cryptococcus neoformans var. neoformans B-3501A chromosome 11, whole genome shotgun sequence DNA:
- a CDS encoding hypothetical protein (Match to EST gb|CF190629.1|CF190629; HMMPfam hit to Myb_DNA-binding, Myb-like DNA-binding domain, score: 76.7, E(): 6e-20): MRVIVKGGVWRNTEDEILKAAISKYGKNQWARISSLLVRKTPKQCKARWYEWLDPSIKKTEDEKLLHLAKLMPTQWRTIAPIVGRTATQCLERYQKLLDDAEARDNEELGLGAGEDESSKPATDARGLRPGEIDTDPETRPARPDPIDMDDDEKEMLSEARARLANTQGKKAKRKARERQLEEARRLAFLQKKRELKAAGINLRAKPKKKGMDYNADIPFEKQPAPGFYDVTEEQAKVHAAPVGSTLRALEGKRKQELDEIEERKKRQKKGDGKSNQTQQFVAAREAQIKKLKEQEQIIRRRKLNLPIPQVGERELEDIVKIGQAGELARELVGDGNKATEGLLGEYEALGQAKMARTPRTAPQQDNVMAEARNLRNMMAAQTPLLGEENTPLHGPSVGTGFEGATPRHDVAATPNPLATSARGGVLTSTRTVPGVGTTPLRTPFRDDLNINDDASVYGETPMNDRRRLAESRRALKAGFAALPKPENNFELAETEEDEEEAEEAEPLTEEDAAERDARLKAAREEEERRELERRSTVIKKGLPRPVNVNTYKLLDDLNSAIVEQTDEEMAAAFKLVNLEVAMLMKHDSIAHPLPGTSTPGGLASEYDMPEDDFVAEAKNAIHTELANALGLPGASDEHLRLAIGAAAEENEAAFAEAWAEEREGLVYSPSTRTWVDKTSLSPEELSACYAAMINASRDRVIAEATKAAKAEKKLGKQLGGYQTLNEKAKKAIVDVMEEIHQTKRDMETFLMLKGIEEAAAPARLEKIREEVAVLEKRERDLQARYAELNDRRRENLAAIEQLEEDKIVLAAQVALEAQEGEVADGDVDMNGA; this comes from the exons ATG CGAGTTATTGTCAAGGGCGGTGTTTGGAGAAACACCGAGGACGAAATTCTCAAGGCCGCCATTTCAAAATACGGTAAGAAT CAATGGGCTCGTATCTCATCACTTTTGGTTCGAAAAACCCCCAAGCAATGTAAAGCGAGGTGGTACGAATGGTTAGACCCTTCAATCAAGAAG ACTGAAGACGAaaagcttcttcatcttgccAAGCTCATGCCTACTCAATGGCGAACCATTGCTCCTATCGTCGGTCGTACAGCTACGCAGTGTCTTGAGCGATACCAGAAGCTCTTGGATGACGCGGAGGCGAGGGACAACGAAGAGCTGGGATTAGGAgcaggagaggatgaatcGAGCAAACCAGCTACCGATGCTAGGGGTCTCAGGCCGGGAGAAATTGACACAGACCCTGAGACAAGACCCGCGAGGCCTGACCCCATCGAtatggatgatgacg AGAAGGAAATGTTGTCGGAAGCGCGAGCGAGATTGGCCAACACACAAGGCAAAAAAGCCAAACGCAAGGCCCGAGAAAGGCAATTGGAAGAGGCCAGGCGATTAGCTTTTCTACAAAAGAAGCGTGAATTAAAAGCCGCTGGTATTAACCTTCGTGCCaagccgaagaagaagggtatgGATTACAACGCCGACATACCCTTTGAAAAGCAGCCTGCTCCTGGTTTCTACGACGTCACGGAGGAGCAGGCCAAGGTTCACGCTGCTCCTGTCGGTTCAACACTTCGGGCTCTCGAGGGAAAACGCAAGCAGGAGTTGGACGAAAtcgaggaaaggaagaagcgacagaagaagggagatggcAAGTCTAACCAAACGCAGCAATTTGTGGCGGCCCGAGAAGCGCAGATCAAGAAACTTAAGGAGCAAGAACAGATTAttaggaggaggaagctaAATTTGCCGATACCTCAGGTTGGAGAGCGAGAACTGGAAGATATTGTCAAGATCGGGCAAGCAGGAGAATTAGCAAGGGAGCTGGTTGGTGACGGCAACAAGGCGACAGAGGGTTTGCTAGGCGAGTATGAGGCTTTGGGTCAGGCTAAGATGGCGAGGACACCAAGAACAGCTCCTCAAC AGGACAATGTTATGGCCGAGGCCCGAAATCTCCGAAATATGATGGCAGCACAAACTCCTcttttgggagaagagaacaCTCCTCTACACGGCCCTTCTGTAGGCACTGGATTCGAAGGGGCCACACCTCGACACGATGTTGCCGCGACCCCCAATCCTCTTGCAACTTCGGCTCGAGGTGGTGTACTCACTTCAACTCGAACAGTCCCTGGTGTTGGTACCACTCCCCTGCGGACCCCTTTCAGAGATGATTTGAACATCAACGACGATGCGTCCGTGTACGGCGAAACTCCCATGAACGACAGGCGCCGCCTTGCCGAGTCTCGCCGAGCTTTGAAGGCTGGCTTTGCGGCCTTGCCCAAACCTGAAAATAATTTTGAGCTTGCTGagacagaagaggatgaagaggaggcggaagaagcggaGCCTCTaacagaggaagatgctgcCGAGAGGGATGCGAGATTAAAGGCTGctagagaggaagaggaacgaCGCGAGCTTGAGAGGAGAAGTACTGTTATAAAGAAGGGTTTGCCTCGACCCGTCAACGTTAACACATACAAGCTTCTCGACGATCTCAACTCTGCTATAGTTGAGCAGACCGACGAGGAGATGGCCGCAGCGTTCAAGCTCGTCAATCTTGAAGTCGCCATGCTCATGAAGCACGACTCCATCGCTCACCCTCTGCCTGGAACTTCTACCCCTGGTGGCCTGGCTTCTGAATATGATATGCCAGAGGATGACTTTGTTGCTGAGGCCAAGAATGCTATCCACACAGAATTGGCTAACGCATTGGGCTTGCCGGGTGCGAGCGATGAACATTTACGCTTGGCAATTGGCGCAGCCGCCGAGGAAAACGAAGCTGCCTTTGCAGAAGCGTGGGCCGAGGAACGCGAAGGTCTTGTCTACTCCCCTTCAACTCGAACTTGGGTTGATAAaacctctctttccccagAGGAGCTATCCGCATGCTACGCTGCGATGATCAACGCTTCTCGAGATCGCGTTATTGCCGAGGCTACCAAAGCCGCcaaagcagagaagaagctcggTAAGCAGCTGGGTGGTTACCAGACGCTCAAtgagaaggcaaagaaagcCATTGTGGACGTCATGGAGGAGATTCACCAGACCAAACGGGATATGGAGACATTCCTTATGCTTAAGGGCATAGAAGAGGCTGCAGCCCCGGCCaggttggagaagattagggaagaggttgctgttttggagaagagagagagagatcTGCAGGCTAGATATGCAGAGTTGAAcgacaggaggagggagaacCTCGCAGCTATTGAACAG CTCGAGGAAGACAAGATCGTTCTCGCTGCTCAAGTGGCATTGGaagctcaagaaggagaggttgCAGATGGTGATGTTGATATGAACGGGGCTTAG
- a CDS encoding hypothetical protein (HMMPfam hit to PX, PX domain, score: 38.7, E(): 1.7e-08; HMMPfam hit to SH3, SH3 domain, score: 63.8, E(): 4.4e-16): MKSLRRSLNNEKNSSSPQPSPPLPITYSGNPHALGRPAEKVAPPQKVIKALTSHQSTNPQELSYNKGDFWYVTGERDVWFEALNPLTGSRGLVPKLDFEEFVKGGRHPAGQRSVDHGRPNTPSHSSGSQKDVPKAGPILSPPASADETRTQKSPVYAIVQYDFRAERPDELEAKKGEPIVIMAQSNHEWFVAKPIGRLGGPGLIPVAFVEVRDPKTGQLIEIEPNSIPMVEEWKKKTAEYKAAAIPLGKLDIAPGQGVTNSPYAPAQTTRISDSYSSMSRTGSMSTTLINPPSGASSSSTTPAPTERSSKQTPYVPVKNEILPLGDLKSMSVPSFHQENGVYWFRLQVTFVPDDLTASAYTFGLYRSYEDFYDFQIALLDTFPLEAGRSGSADGRSTPERILPYMPGPVDYEIDDELTEYRREELDVYVKELLDLKSKGAGFILRHELFRAFFATRHGDHFEKVSRQDALGELEEQLADVRLEDYGALTNDMRSQSVTSPHSQSPNQYRHSPQAYQQHAVSKSMSSRGASPLPPINTNPHHSSRPDSSAYPTSGRQSATAHYVSGGPSTANTTSSWGMGAGGPSTSTSATTPGTAPQSGPPPYIKIKIYDRATDDLIAIRVHSAVTFAELSDKVRARLGPGVTMLRYRVSMDSGEGYRELMDDKDLKNWLRTEGQKLVLYAEQ, encoded by the exons ATGAAATCTCTCAGGCGGTCTTTGAACAACGAAAAGAACAGCAGTTCCCCTCAACCTTCGCCCCCACTACCGATCACCTACTCCGGGAATCCTCATGCCCTCGGCAGACCAGCTGAAAAAGTAGCACCTCCGCAAAAAGTGATTAAAGCGCTCACCTCCCATCAAAGCACGAATCCACAAGAGCTGAGTTACAACAAGGGCGATTTCTGGTATGTGACAGGAGAAAGGGATGTCTGGTTCGAGGCGTTGA ATCCACTCACTGGATCAAGGGGGCTGGTGCCCAAGCTTGATTTTGAGGAGTTTGTAAAGGGCGGTAGGCATCCTGCAGGTCAGAGGTCGGTGGATCATGGAAG ACCAAACACCCCGTCCCATAGTTCTGGCTCTCAAAAAGATGTACCCAAAGCGGGTCCAATCTTGTCGCCGCCTGCCTCTGCTGACGAAACCCGAACACAGAAAAGCCC AGTGTACGCCATTGTGCAGTATGACTTTCGAGCTGAAAGACCAGACGAGCTGGAAGCCAAGAAAGGAGAACCCATTGTCATCATGGCGCAGAGCAATCATGAATG GTTCGTTGCCAAACCTATCGGGCGTCTTGGTGGCCCAGGTTTGATCCCCGTCGCCTTTGTAGAAGTCAGAGATCCTAAAACTGGGCAGCTTATTGAGATTGAGCCAAACTCGATCCCCATGGTCGaagagtggaagaagaaaactgCGGAGTATAAGGCTGCAGCCATACCTCTCGGAAAACTTGATATAGCTCCTGGGCAGGGTGTCACCAACTCACCTTACGCCCCGGCACAAACTACCCGGATTTCCGACTCTTATAGTTCGATGTCTCGCACAGGGTCTATGTCAACTACTTTGATTAACCCTCCCAGTGGGgcatcgtcttcttccaccactccTGCGCCCACTGAAAGATCCTCAAAGCAAACCCCCTATGTTCCTGTGAAGAACGAAATACTACCTCTCGGCGACTTGAAGTCAATGTCCGTTCCCTCGTTTCACCAAGAGAATGGCGTATATTGGTTCCGCCTTCAGGTCACATTTGTCCCCGATGATCTTACCGCTTCTGCTTATACATTCGGTCTTTATCGATCATACGAAGACTTTTACGACTTTCAGATTGCTCTTCTCGATACATTCCCTCTCGAAGCTGGTCGATCTGGTTCCGCCGATGGTCGCTCTACGCCGGAGCGTATTTTGCCGTATATGCCCGGTCCAGTGGATTACGAGATTGATGACGAATTGACTGAATACCGAAGGGAAGAGTTAGATGTGTATGTCAAAGAGCTGCTTGATCTGAAGTCCAAGGGTGCCGGCTTTATCCTTCGACATGAATTATTTAGGGCATTCTTTGCTACTCGACATGGTGATCACTTTGAGAAAGTGTCGAGACAAGATGCCCTGGGAGAGCTAGAAGAGCAGTTGGCAGATGTCAGACTGGAGGACTATGGTGCTTTAACAAACGATATGAGATCCCAGTCAGTCACATCACCACACTCCCAGTCCCCCAACCAATACCGCCATTCTCCACAAGCTTATCAACAGCACGCCGTATCGAAGAGCATGTCATCACGTGGCGcatcacctcttccccccATTAATACAAACCCTCATCATTCGTCGAGACCTGACTCGTCGGCCTATCCCACATCCGGCAGGCAGTCCGCCACGGCGCATTATGTTTCCGGCGGGCCTTCCACAGCCAACACGACGTCGTCATGGGGTATGGGTGCTGGAGGTCCTTCAACTTCTACGAGCGCCACTACACCCGGTACTGCACCTCAATCTGGTCCGCCGCCATACATCAAGATAAAAATTTATGATAGGGCTACTGATGACCTTATCGCCATACGAGTACATTCAGCTGTGACGTTTGCCGAGTTGTCTGACAAAGTGCGAGCGAGGCTAGGACCGGGGGTTACAATGTTGAGATATAGAGTATCGATGGATAGCGGAGAAGGTTATAGGGAGCTGATGGATGATAAGGATCTGAAAAATTGGTTGAGGACTGAGGGCCAAAAGTTGGTCCTGTATGCCGAGCAATGA
- a CDS encoding hypothetical protein (HMMPfam hit to PX, PX domain, score: 38.7, E(): 1.7e-08; HMMPfam hit to SH3, SH3 domain, score: 63.8, E(): 4.4e-16), giving the protein MKSLRRSLNNEKNSSSPQPSPPLPITYSGNPHALGRPAEKVAPPQKVIKALTSHQSTNPQELSYNKGDFWYVTGERDVWFEALNPLTGSRGLVPKLDFEEFVKGGRHPAGQRSVDHGSIRPNTPSHSSGSQKDVPKAGPILSPPASADETRTQKSPVYAIVQYDFRAERPDELEAKKGEPIVIMAQSNHEWFVAKPIGRLGGPGLIPVAFVEVRDPKTGQLIEIEPNSIPMVEEWKKKTAEYKAAAIPLGKLDIAPGQGVTNSPYAPAQTTRISDSYSSMSRTGSMSTTLINPPSGASSSSTTPAPTERSSKQTPYVPVKNEILPLGDLKSMSVPSFHQENGVYWFRLQVTFVPDDLTASAYTFGLYRSYEDFYDFQIALLDTFPLEAGRSGSADGRSTPERILPYMPGPVDYEIDDELTEYRREELDVYVKELLDLKSKGAGFILRHELFRAFFATRHGDHFEKVSRQDALGELEEQLADVRLEDYGALTNDMRSQSVTSPHSQSPNQYRHSPQAYQQHAVSKSMSSRGASPLPPINTNPHHSSRPDSSAYPTSGRQSATAHYVSGGPSTANTTSSWGMGAGGPSTSTSATTPGTAPQSGPPPYIKIKIYDRATDDLIAIRVHSAVTFAELSDKVRARLGPGVTMLRYRVSMDSGEGYRELMDDKDLKNWLRTEGQKLVLYAEQ; this is encoded by the exons ATGAAATCTCTCAGGCGGTCTTTGAACAACGAAAAGAACAGCAGTTCCCCTCAACCTTCGCCCCCACTACCGATCACCTACTCCGGGAATCCTCATGCCCTCGGCAGACCAGCTGAAAAAGTAGCACCTCCGCAAAAAGTGATTAAAGCGCTCACCTCCCATCAAAGCACGAATCCACAAGAGCTGAGTTACAACAAGGGCGATTTCTGGTATGTGACAGGAGAAAGGGATGTCTGGTTCGAGGCGTTGA ATCCACTCACTGGATCAAGGGGGCTGGTGCCCAAGCTTGATTTTGAGGAGTTTGTAAAGGGCGGTAGGCATCCTGCAGGTCAGAGGTCGGTGGATCATGGAAG TATCAGACCAAACACCCCGTCCCATAGTTCTGGCTCTCAAAAAGATGTACCCAAAGCGGGTCCAATCTTGTCGCCGCCTGCCTCTGCTGACGAAACCCGAACACAGAAAAGCCC AGTGTACGCCATTGTGCAGTATGACTTTCGAGCTGAAAGACCAGACGAGCTGGAAGCCAAGAAAGGAGAACCCATTGTCATCATGGCGCAGAGCAATCATGAATG GTTCGTTGCCAAACCTATCGGGCGTCTTGGTGGCCCAGGTTTGATCCCCGTCGCCTTTGTAGAAGTCAGAGATCCTAAAACTGGGCAGCTTATTGAGATTGAGCCAAACTCGATCCCCATGGTCGaagagtggaagaagaaaactgCGGAGTATAAGGCTGCAGCCATACCTCTCGGAAAACTTGATATAGCTCCTGGGCAGGGTGTCACCAACTCACCTTACGCCCCGGCACAAACTACCCGGATTTCCGACTCTTATAGTTCGATGTCTCGCACAGGGTCTATGTCAACTACTTTGATTAACCCTCCCAGTGGGgcatcgtcttcttccaccactccTGCGCCCACTGAAAGATCCTCAAAGCAAACCCCCTATGTTCCTGTGAAGAACGAAATACTACCTCTCGGCGACTTGAAGTCAATGTCCGTTCCCTCGTTTCACCAAGAGAATGGCGTATATTGGTTCCGCCTTCAGGTCACATTTGTCCCCGATGATCTTACCGCTTCTGCTTATACATTCGGTCTTTATCGATCATACGAAGACTTTTACGACTTTCAGATTGCTCTTCTCGATACATTCCCTCTCGAAGCTGGTCGATCTGGTTCCGCCGATGGTCGCTCTACGCCGGAGCGTATTTTGCCGTATATGCCCGGTCCAGTGGATTACGAGATTGATGACGAATTGACTGAATACCGAAGGGAAGAGTTAGATGTGTATGTCAAAGAGCTGCTTGATCTGAAGTCCAAGGGTGCCGGCTTTATCCTTCGACATGAATTATTTAGGGCATTCTTTGCTACTCGACATGGTGATCACTTTGAGAAAGTGTCGAGACAAGATGCCCTGGGAGAGCTAGAAGAGCAGTTGGCAGATGTCAGACTGGAGGACTATGGTGCTTTAACAAACGATATGAGATCCCAGTCAGTCACATCACCACACTCCCAGTCCCCCAACCAATACCGCCATTCTCCACAAGCTTATCAACAGCACGCCGTATCGAAGAGCATGTCATCACGTGGCGcatcacctcttccccccATTAATACAAACCCTCATCATTCGTCGAGACCTGACTCGTCGGCCTATCCCACATCCGGCAGGCAGTCCGCCACGGCGCATTATGTTTCCGGCGGGCCTTCCACAGCCAACACGACGTCGTCATGGGGTATGGGTGCTGGAGGTCCTTCAACTTCTACGAGCGCCACTACACCCGGTACTGCACCTCAATCTGGTCCGCCGCCATACATCAAGATAAAAATTTATGATAGGGCTACTGATGACCTTATCGCCATACGAGTACATTCAGCTGTGACGTTTGCCGAGTTGTCTGACAAAGTGCGAGCGAGGCTAGGACCGGGGGTTACAATGTTGAGATATAGAGTATCGATGGATAGCGGAGAAGGTTATAGGGAGCTGATGGATGATAAGGATCTGAAAAATTGGTTGAGGACTGAGGGCCAAAAGTTGGTCCTGTATGCCGAGCAATGA